The Cannabis sativa cultivar Pink pepper isolate KNU-18-1 chromosome 8, ASM2916894v1, whole genome shotgun sequence genomic interval ttagtcaagcccgttaacttggctcgatattggaactcaaagctaggtccatagctttgaagaccaaggacgtaggtggcatagttctaccgaaccttgtaaaaatcgagagtttgcattttctaatccttaaactctttactttacaagtttaattatttgtcttaatatattgcttgccatactacttgcttttacttgattaattgactaattgcataattttgtgttaaaagttttaattttccgaaattagtttaaatttccaattcaccccccctcttggaaacatatcttgggctaacaattggtatcagagcaagggctcaaattatttgattagatttcacaatctagagcatggcgtttccaagtaattcacaaaataacatgttagaaggttttagcacaaatagagcaccatacttcaatggagtagattttccttattggaaaattagaatggaaacttaccttcaatctattgactatgatttgtggcatattgtatctagtggtccttatgttgctaaacatgtcataaatggtgttgaagtaattaagacttatgaagcatatgatgaaaatgataagaaaatgctttctaaaaatgctaaagctaaatatgctcttatatgtggtttggatagagatatttttaaaaatattgaacaagcctctaccgcttatgatatgtggaaaatgcttgaagttactcatcaaggaactagtcctatgaaggaaactaaaattcaaatttattccactcaatatgagaactttaagatgaaatcggatgaaaccattgctaatatgtatactcgcttcactacaattactaatggtttgaactctcttggcaaggtacttactcaaaaggatatggtgaccaagattttgagaagtctcaccaaggcgtatcaaggaaaggtggttgccattcaagaagccaaggatctctcaacacttcccttggaagaactaattggctcactcatgaaccatgaaattttcatgagtgctcaagaagaagaggaggttgagaagaaaaagaagactattgcattcaagtcttcctcctcccatgccattagtgaagaagatgaggaaagcttatgtagtgacatggaggacttggcactcttctctaagaaatacaaaaagttcatgaaattcaaaaagaactttgggaagaggccacaaagagggagtgactcaaaagaaagaaaaagcaaagatgatccaccaatttgctttgagtgcaaaaagcccggacatatgaagatggattgtccaatgagaaagaagaacaaatacaaaggaagggcaatgttggcggattggctcaatagtgacgaagaggactccgaagaagaaggaaagaatgaagtggcaaacatgtgcatgatggcacttgatgatggggtaagcatttctaaccaaaatgattgtgatagtgaaaatgatgatgataacttagatatgtcatatgatgagttgtctaattcatttaaggaactatttgatgattttggtaaattgcttgttaaaaaccaaacccttagagagaagaccaacatgcttttaaaagaaattgagattttgaaaataaatgaaaaagaacttatagctaaatctcaatgtgctacatgtgcttcacataagaaagaaattattgatttgaaagcccatgtgagaagcctaaaaaatgacatatacaccttcactagaggtaaggaaggctatgatctcatggtgggaaaccaatcatgtggtttttcaaaaaatggtattggttatgatcctagtaagaaacaaaaatttttgagaaacttttttgtgaaatcatctagtctacctcactttacatgcacatattgtaaccgagatggtcatactatttcctattgtcatgtaaagaaatttgcatatctaggcaagactaaatgggtaccaaaaggttctagaactaacatgaatggacccaaagttatatgggtaccaaaagccaacaaatgaacttgtttttgtaggaatcaacaagaaagagccaaagcttatggttcttggatagtggatgttcaaagcatatgaccggtgatccatcaagattttcaagctttaaaagcaaggaaagtggctttgtcacttttggagacaattcaaaaggaaaaatcttgggcattggtgatatcggtaacgtatactctccatgtattaaaaatgtgcttcttgttgataatcttaaacataacttgcttagtattagtcaattatgtgatataggttttcgtgttgtgtttgaatcctcaaaatgctccattgaaaatgtttcaaccaatgaagttattttccttggagtaaggaaggataatgtgtatgttattgatgttgactcttttgatagtaaaaataaatgtttaaccgttatgaatgataattcttggttgtggcatagaagattaggacatgctagtatggattctatttcaaaattggttagaaaagatcttgttattggtttgccatctattccgtttgttaaagataaactttgtgatgcatgccaatttggaaaacaaattaaaacatcttttcattccaagaaagaaatttcaactactagacctttgcaattgcttcatattgatttatttggtccttctagaattgctagtcttggtggtaaatactatgcatttgtaattgttgatgatttttcaagatttacttgggttattttcttgactcttaaaagtgatgttttggaaaactttgtcaaattttgtaaaaatgtgcaaaatgaaaaaggatattctattacctccgttaggagtgaccatggtggtgagtttgacaatgatgccttagaattgttttgtgatgatcatggttttaatcataacttttcggcaccaagaactccacaacaaaatggagttgtcgaaaggaagaatagaacaattcaagaaatggctaggtcaatgctaaatgaaatttcattaccaaaatatttttgggccgaggccgtTAATACCTCTTGCtatattttgaatcgtgttttcattaggcccaacatgaataaaaccccttatgagctttggaaaggaagaaaacccaacattggttattttaaagtttttggatgcaaatgttacattttaaacaccaaggacaaccttggaaaatttgatgcgaaatccgatgttggaatttttatagggtattcaacacatagtaaagcttatagaatttataacaaaagaactaatgttgttgaagaatctattcatgttgcttttgatgagactaacccgcctacaagcaaaagtttagatgatgatgttgtaggtttgggagatgaggttcaaaatctcgaaattggagagacttccaatgctccttcacaaactcccaaagaggaaccacccgtggaaaaggtaaatgaaagccaaggtatgaactctaaccttccacatgagtggaaattcaaaagtgctcatcctatagaccaaattctaggtgatccttctcaaggtgtcactactagaaactcccttagaaacttgtgtaatttcattgcttttatttctcaaattgaaccaaagaattttaaagaggccgaagttgatgaattttggcttctagctatgcaagaagaaataaatcaatttataagaaataatgtttgggagttagttccaagaccgtcacatcaatcggtgattggaacaaaatgggtctatagaaataaggtagatgagcatggggtcattgtgcgtaacaaggctagattagtggcccaaggttacaatcaagaagaaggaattgattatgaggaaacctttgccccggtagcaagacttgagtccattagaatgttgttagcttttgcatgccacaagaattttatcttgtatcaaatggatgtaaaaagtgcattcttaaatgggtacattatggaagaggtttatgtctctcaaccacccggttttcaaaatcataaataccctaaccatgtttacaaattgaaaaaggctttatatggtttaaagcaagctcctagagcttggtatgaaagattaagcacttttcttatttcaaatggtttttcaatgggtaaagcggataatacactttttataaaaagaaaatctaaagacattattatagtacaaatttatgttgatgatattatttttggtgctactaatgatgctctttgtgaagaattttctaagtgtatgcatagtgagtttgagatgagcatgatgggagaactcaatttttttcttggacttcaaatcaagcaacaaaaggatggcatattcataggtcaaactaagtacattaaggatcttcttcaaaagtttgacttggcaaatgcaaagtccatgaatacacccatgagcacatccataaagatggacaaagatgaaagcggtaagaatgtagacatcaccaagtatcgaggtatgattggctctttattatatttaaccgctagtagaccggatattttgtttagtgttggtctttgtgctaggtaccaatcttgtcctaaagaatcccacttaagtgccgttaaaagaatatttagatacttgataggcacaatgaatctaggactttggtaccccaagaactcaaactttgacatagttagctactcggatgccgactttgccggttgtaagacggatagaaaaagtactagtggaacttgtcactttttaggaaattccttagtgtcatggtttagca includes:
- the LOC133030246 gene encoding uncharacterized protein LOC133030246, producing MKSDETIANMYTRFTTITNGLNSLGKVLTQKDMVTKILRSLTKAYQGKVVAIQEAKDLSTLPLEELIGSLMNHEIFMSAQEEEEVEKKKKTIAFKSSSSHAISEEDEESLCSDMEDLALFSKKYKKFMKFKKNFGKRPQRGSDSKERKSKDDPPICFECKKPGHMKMDCPMRKKNKYKGRAMLADWLNSDEEDSEEEGKNEVANMCMMALDDGVSISNQNDCDSENDDDNLDMSYDELSNSFKELFDDFGKLLVKNQTLREKTNMLLKEIEILKINEKELIAKSQCATCASHKKEIIDLKAHVRSLKNDIYTFTRGKEGYDLMVGNQSCGFSKNGIGYDPSKKQKFLRNFFVKSSSLPHFTCTYCNRDGHTISYCHVKKFAYLGKTKWVPKGSRTNMNGPKVIWVPKANK